The DNA sequence TTATCTGCCCGTCAGCGACGCCGGTCCTGTTAGCTCATCGGTCTCATGACAGGACTGGATGAGACAATCTGTTTGCTAAGAACCCAAAAGTAAAGACGGCTCTTTTTGCTCACAGCTTCTTCCAACTGCCCCAGGGAAGAGCACAAGCAAATACACGACTCcaaattaatgtatttatttccccAATGGCAAGTATTTAACATAACAATTAAAAATCTACATGGTTgaatttccatttttttttccaaacgcAAATAGCAGAGCCTGTATTTGcagagaataaaaacattttattattgctttttgttctttattaatAAAACTTCAAAATAATGAATGCCAAATGATAATCTTCCCCCTTTTATTCATTCAGCCACAGGTAGGATCGGTGTTATAAATGCATGGGACTTCCTGCTTCTGCATCTGTTTTTGACATCACATGCTAGAGTGGATAGTTAGTAGGCAGTATCAGTCACAAGACAAAACAGCAGCCGTCAGGTATTTGTACAAGGGGAAATTTCCAACATTGTAAATACTTGAGTGGTTGCATGTTAGATTTAAGTTTGGATAAAAGGGGaaaaatttttttattcttctttgctTAGGATGATCCCAAATTCAGAGCTTGATGGCCAGCTTACTTAAAAATATGATCCCTCTGGGAAATCCTCTGGAAGATAAGAAGTTAGAAAATATTGCTTCTTTTTGCAGACGTTTTAGGAGGCCCACACATTCCTTTTTAATGCAAGCAATATGTCAAAAAGTCAGCTCATTATCTCCATGCTGTGAAAGTGTGACTTTTACTCACTGGTGGTGATGATGTGGCTCTGCGTTTCCGTCTCTGCATATGGTAGGAGTTGCTGTAGGCCTGCAGCTCTTCCAGCTGGATCCAGGACCTCGAAGCTCTCTGTGCTAACTGTGATGTCACTCGCCCCGCTGATGGGGTAGGCGGGCTGACCCACTATGGACATCTCGTAGTCTGGATGAACATCATCTGAACAATCTGCATTAATCTGGAACATGTAAAACGTGTCTTTAGAGGATTGACGTGCATACAATGATTGTTTAGAGCTTCTAGAATTAATCCTAAGactaacatatatatattttttaaatatgcatgcatgcaaaggATCTTACTGGGATTCCTAAAGCTTTGAGGATGTTCATTTTACACATGGGGCATGTCCGGTGGTCTTGTAGCCATGGGTCAACACAGTTTTTATGGAATACATGTCTAACCAAACAAGaatgcagaaaacaaataataaaacagctGCAAACAAATCCCAGTGGAATTAAAATATGTAAGACTCTGCAGCTATGGGACGTCTGCAAACTTAATGCCATAATGTACTCAACAAAGATGCCTACTTTTACAGTAACAGTACAGTATGTACAACAAGAATCAGGTGTAAAAATACAAACTTACCTGCATGGTAAAACCCTGACAACATCATTCGGCTTATAGCCCTCGATGCAAACTGCACAGCTGTCGAAGTCAGACTCCGTCTCCTGAAACGCAGAAGACCGGCAGACAAAAACATTATGAATGCATGTACAGTATACTTATAGactcgctgctgtttgcagtgtGGGAACATCATTTACCTTGTCTCCCTTTTTAATGGTGTACACTTGTAGCTTACTGATTGCCTTTTTGGCAGCATCTCCCAAACGTCTCTGcagacataaaaaacaaaatctctatTACTGACCTCGGCCAACCTTTGAATACTGGTCAAAACCACGAGTGATATGCAGATATCTCATTGTTCTGTTCAGTCCATTCtgcatattaaataaaaacaaatgaaagcaaGGCAGAACCGTCTTCAATTGTCTGTCAAGCAAACCGATCAGAGCAAATAAACAGGCTAGAAGTAGATCCAGAGTACAGACAGTAAGTCagttacttttaaaatgaatgtcCATGCTGTCCGTATGGGTGAAGGGTATTAAGGAAGCTATAATATTAAGGATGAGACCAAAACTGTCTGGAAATATCTTTTTTAGATGTATGGATTTCCTGCAAACTAATCAACCATCTCATTGTGTCctgaaaaaggaaggaaaacaatGTTTGCAGAACAGATGGTGAGAGTTTAACAGACTGGATagacaaacacaataaatactAAACACACCaactcattttaattaaatgcagAACCCTGGGAGCAAATTGAGAGCAGATTTGTTCAATATGGTTGAACATAAATGAATACAATTCCAAGGCGAGAACAAAAACAATGGTCGTCACGGCAACGGCCCCTATCATAACAGGCGCTGATTTATGGACGTCACAAGAACGTCAGAGGCAGCCATTCATGGTAAAACCATGGCAATATAATTCAAAAGGCCAGACAGCGCAGCAGGATGACGGTTCACTGGCTCGCCACGTCCGTGATCGGGAAGCCGTCAGTCTGAGTCTGACCTTCCAGCCTGACAGAGCAGACAGTAGACGGAAACAAGCAAGGCCCAATTAAACGGGTTAGAATGCAGCACCACGACACAGTCAGCATCCATTCGTAGGCAGATGAGAATCACCTGACAGTTGGAGTGTACACCGTCATACCTGGTTGCGGTCCCGTTCATTTGCGTAGCGGAATCTTTGGATGTAGTAGAAGACGAGCCAGGCGAGGGAGATGATCATGAGAACTATGAAGGAGATGGAGACAAACACCACTGACGTTCTGCTAACGTACTTCTGCAGGTTGCGGGTTCCTATGGTGATGTGCACGGTGATCATGACCTGCTTGTCCAGCAAGGTCGCAATCTCACGACCTTTAGCCTCTGGAATCATAATAGCCACAACGTTGCCCGTCcctgcacacaaaaacaccagTCAGACGCAGACAGCTGACCGACCTCAGAATCCAACTCACAGAAATGTTTTCCTACATCTGCATGCGCAGGTAACAGGTCATCACGAAGACACTTTGCTTTCTATTTATCAAAACATAAATATAACTTTGTCGCATGATGACGAAACACTATTACTGCATTTGGTCCTGAGTAAAAATAACAGGCTCCAGTCGGACACTCAGTACATCTTATTCCTCCTGCCGCCTGCTTTTGGCTGCACGGGGTCTCACCGGCTCCCTGCGGTGCATCCCCTTTTATAACAGTAGCCATAAACAGTAGGTATCTTCCAACATGCCATcacagcatcttttttttgcagcatacCAGACACACAAAACTCCAAAAATACTCAGGCAAGGTATAAAGATCTGCGCAGTATATTCTGGGGTGAAAACAACTGTTTTGTGAATATGTGCTCCATTTTGTAGGAGTCACTTGCAAGCATTGATTGCTTGTAATACTCGCAAATCTCTTTATGCAATAGGATTGTGGTCTgtatctgcagctgctgcattttaTACGACCAAGGATGAGAAGTCACAATGAAATCCTGTCTTGGAATGGTATTATTTTCATGCATATATGCAGGAATGAGCCTAAATCATGCAAACATCTGCAGTTATTGAACAAAAGTAACCTGATTATTATAGTCGCAACAGTAAAATTATGATAGTTTAAAGTAGAGTTATTGACAATTAAACAAACGCTCtattttttcttccttcattcAGGGTATTTGTAGAAATGGGTGCAAAGCACTTCATCTGCATAGCTATAACCGCTCTGTTCATTCATGTTCCACTGAGAGGACTTTGTCTACACGCTATGTAAAAATCTTCTCTGATCAGATACAGGGGTCCAAGAGAAAGAGGACAATCTATTGTCTTTTGTCGTTGATGCAGC is a window from the Brachionichthys hirsutus isolate HB-005 unplaced genomic scaffold, CSIRO-AGI_Bhir_v1 contig_257, whole genome shotgun sequence genome containing:
- the LOC137914606 gene encoding RING finger protein 150-like, which produces MAPSLIRACRSLALSTWLLSFCFVHLLCLDFTVAEKEEWYTAFVSITYRDPVTSEVKTEKTECGRYGEHSPKKEARGLAVVPSLPQDRQACGPHVRFPAASPNSTVVALVAAGNCTYREKIRNVAHLNASAVVIYNTGSVGANDTITMPHPGTGNVVAIMIPEAKGREIATLLDKQVMITVHITIGTRNLQKYVSRTSVVFVSISFIVLMIISLAWLVFYYIQRFRYANERDRNQRRLGDAAKKAISKLQVYTIKKGDKETESDFDSCAVCIEGYKPNDVVRVLPCRHVFHKNCVDPWLQDHRTCPMCKMNILKALGIPINADCSDDVHPDYEMSIVGQPAYPISGASDITVSTESFEVLDPAGRAAGLQQLLPYAETETQSHIITTSEHQPPLGSDSDTSILTGVEVGVSEVHLSAEPECQVSKS